AGGCCCGGGGCAACCGGCAGAGCGCCTACACCGGCAGTTACACCGTCACCGGCGACCACATCGACTACGTCGACGACACCGGCTTCACCGCCACCGGTGACGTCCGGGACGGCGTGCTCTTCCACGAGCACCTCGTCCTGTACCGCGCCTAAGTCGGCACGGCCATGGACAGCCTCGAACTGATCGTCGTCGTCGCGGCCGCCGTCCTGCTCATGGGCTGGCTGTCGCGGCGCACGGGCCTGAGCGAACCCCTGCTGCTGCTCGCCGCGGGGTGTCTCGTGGGGCTGACGCCGTCCTTCTCGTCGTTCGCGCTGTCCCCGGACGTCGTCCTGCTCCTCTTCCTGCCCGCGCTGCTGTACTGGGAGGCGCTGACCTCCTCGGTGCGGGAGATCCGCAACAACTTCCGCAGCATCGCGCTCCAGTCCACCGGGCTGGTCCTCGCCACCGCCGTCGCGGTAGCCGTCGTGGCCCACGCGCTGGGCTACGGCTGGCCGATCGCCTTCGTCCTCGGTGCCGTGCTCGCTCCGACGGACGCGGCGGCCGTCGCCGCGGTCGCCAAGGCCATGCCGCGCCGCATTCTCACCGTGCTGCGTACCGAGAGCCTCCTCAACGACGGGACCGCG
The nucleotide sequence above comes from Streptomyces sp. N50. Encoded proteins:
- a CDS encoding Atu4866 domain-containing protein — translated: MNTNAAPHPFVGMWVTADGHIRQELLPNGRYDEARGNRQSAYTGSYTVTGDHIDYVDDTGFTATGDVRDGVLFHEHLVLYRA